A stretch of the Papaver somniferum cultivar HN1 chromosome 6, ASM357369v1, whole genome shotgun sequence genome encodes the following:
- the LOC113287553 gene encoding dnaJ protein homolog 1-like encodes MGVDYYKILQVDKSASDDDLKKSYRKLAMKWHPDKNPNNKKEAEAKFKQISEAYEVLSDPQKRAVYDQYGEEGLKGQVPPPGAGAPGGGASFFSSGDGPTVFRFNPRNADDIFAEFFGHSSPFGGMGGGGSPFGGMGGGAGGARGTQRFASMFGDDMFGSQFGEGSMNQAVPRKAPPIENTLPCSLEDLYRGTSKKMKISREIADASGNTLPVEEILTIDIKPGWKKGTKITFPEKGNEKPNIIPADLVFIIDEKPHSTFTREGNDLVVTQRISLVEALTGYTVHLTTLDGRTLTIPITNVIQPTHEETVPREGMPLPKDPSRKGNLRIKFNIKFPTKLTAEQKAGVKRLLAP; translated from the exons ATGGGAGTAGATTATTACAAGATATTACAGGTTGATAAGAGTGCAAGCGATGATGATCTTAAAAAATCATATAGAAAACTTGCTATGAAGTGGCATCCTGATAAGAATCCCAATAATAAAAAGGAAGCTGAGGCCAAGTTTAAACAGATTTCTGAAGCTTATGAG GTTCTCAGTGATCCACAGAAGAGAGCTGTATATGATCAGTATGGGGAAGAGGGATTAAAAGGTCAAGTACCTCCACCGGGTGCTGGAGCTCCTGGTGGTGGTGCTTCTTTCTTCTCTAGCGGAGATGGTCCTACAGTATTTAGATTCAATCCAAGAAATGCAGATGATATCTTTGCAGAGTTTTTCGGGCACTCTAGCCCGTTTGGAGGTATGGGAGGAGGTGGAAGTCCATTTGGAGGAATGGGAGGTGGAGCTGGTGGTGCCAGGGGAACTCAACGGTTTGCTAGCATGTTTGGGGATGATATGTTTGGTTCACAATTCGGGGAGGGATCAATGAATCAGGCTGTTCCTCGTAAGGCTCCTCCAATAGAGAATACACTACCTTGTAGCCTGGAGGATCTCTATAGAGGTACctccaagaagatgaagatatccaGGGAAATTGCTGATGCCAGTGG GAATACGCTGCCTGTGGAGGAGATTTTGACCATTGACATCAAACCTGGTTGGAAGAAGGGGACAAAGATCACATTCCCAGAAAAGGGCAATGAAAAGCCGAACATCATTCCAGCAGATTTGGTTTTCATCATCGACGAGAAACCACACAGTACATTTACTAGAGAAGGAAATGATCTGGTTGTCACACAAAGAATATCGTTGGTTGAAGCTCTGACAGGGTACACTGTACATCTCACAACTCTTGATGGAAGGACTTTGACGATCCCCATAACTAATGTCATTCAGCCTACTCATGAAGAGACTGTTCCAAGGGAAGGAATGCCATTGCCCAAAGACCCATCAAGGAAGGGTAACTTGAGAATAAAGTTCAACATCAAGTTTCCAACAAAACTGACAGCTGAGCAGAAAGCTGGGGTTAAGAGGTTGTTAGCCCCATAA